A stretch of Phragmites australis chromosome 12, lpPhrAust1.1, whole genome shotgun sequence DNA encodes these proteins:
- the LOC133886409 gene encoding protein YIP4b-like, protein MDESLSWRPGKILFSSVPPPHAFPCFLFSRSNARSGALLRLDLSEVFAVAFAVLAAGAITLTLNVLLLGGHIIFFQSLSLLGYCLFPLDVGALVCMLTDNATLKIVMVTITLSWSSWAAYPFMSAAVNPRRKSLALYPVFLIYISVCFLIIAID, encoded by the exons ATGGACGAGTCATTGTCATGGCGACCTGGCAAGATCCTGTTCTCTTCCGTTCCTCCACCGCACGCCTTCCCCTGCTTTCTGTTCTCGCGCAGCAACGCGAGATCTGGTGCTCTCCTTCGTTTGGATCTA TCTGAAGTATTTGCTGTTGCATTCGCTGTCCTGGCAGCTGGGGCTATAACTCTGACCTTGAATGTTCTGCTTCTG GGTGGACacatcatcttcttccaaagCCTCAGTCTTCTTGGCTATTGCTTGTTTCCACTAGATGTTGGTGCTCTAGTTTGCATGCTGACGGACAATGCCACACTAAAGATCGTCATGGTGACAATCACATTGTCATGGAGCTCCTGGGCTGCCTATCCGTTCATGAGTGCTGCTGTTAACCCAAGGAGAAAGTCTCTGGCCCTATATCCTGTCTTCCTCATCTATATTTCAGTTTGTTTCCTCATAATTGCCATAGATTAA
- the LOC133887152 gene encoding uncharacterized protein LOC133887152, with protein sequence MRAGGGKKHGRFWIGDGTLDTATTPSLSQLRAQSTSSGPGIRPRPEPTRIAMNEMQAQLDEEKRLRHELERSFEERMAAERSQWLQTLAAERSQWYAMMTPLYAAMGQTPPPMLTPSRPLAPQAPNTPVS encoded by the exons atgagggcgggaggaggcaagaaacatggccggttctggattggcgacggcacactcgatacggccaccactccctctctctctcagcttagagctcagagcacgagctcaggtccgggtatacgccctcgcccagagcctacacggattgcgatgaacgaaatgcag gcccagctggatgaagaaaagaggctccggcacgaattagagagatcgttcgaggagaggatggcggcagaacgatcccagtg gctccaaacactggcggcagaacgatcccagtggtatgcgatgatgacgcccctttatgctgcaatgggtcaaactccgccaccgatgctaaccccttctcgtccacttgctccacaggctccaaacactcctgtgagttag